In Monodelphis domestica isolate mMonDom1 chromosome 4, mMonDom1.pri, whole genome shotgun sequence, one DNA window encodes the following:
- the LOC100619248 gene encoding zinc finger protein 665-like has translation MAPGTPRSPSQGSITFKDVAVDFTQEEWCLLDPSQKELFRKVMLENVQNLLFVEAETNFEVKEMSTNLSLFVEESGPPRGKNKGPCDFILREICDANIKVNENPRSDYECDEDPKKCNQHSVLNQYRKLTSGNDCCLDSEYTKCFPEKVGFSQLHEKPPEMPMYQDNLGQITFGSSLNLPKHQKSKHVEMVCMSNKGGRPFSQNSEFGSYEIIHSGERHYQHKEYGKGFTQRGHQRIHTGEKHYECTQCGKPFTQRANLTAHQRIHSGEKPYECTQCGKAFTESSSLAKHQRIHTGEKPYECTQCGKAFTESSSLAKHQRIHTGEKPYECIQCGKAFTQRGNLAAHQRIHTGEKPYKCTQCGKAFIHRVSLTVHQRIHTAQKPYECTQCGKAFIHRMNLAVHQRIHTAEKPYECTQCRKPFKQKRDLAVHQRIHTGEKPYECTQCGKPFTQRGNLAAHQRIHTGEKPYECTQCGKAFIHRVSLTVHQRIHTGEKPYECKQCGKPFTQRSNLVKHQRIHTGEKPYECTECGKAFTWRDQLATHQSIHSGQKPYECIQCGKPFTHSISLVAHQRIHTGEKPYECTQCGKPFTQRSNLVRHQRIHSGEKLHECTQCGKAFIRRDHLATHQTIHSGQKPYECTQCGKPFTHSISLAAHQRIHTGEKPYECTQCGKAFTRRNQLATHQRNHNGKKPYECTQCGKAFTRSDNLAAHQRIHTGEKPYECTQCGKAFTRRGHLVIHQRIHTGKKSYECNTIGEPFS, from the coding sequence aagcaGAGACTAATTTTGAAGTGAAGGAGATGTCTACAAACCTGAGCCTTTTTGTGGAAGAATCTGGCCCTCCAAGAGGCAAGAATAAGGGTCCCTGTGACttcattttgagagaaatctgtgaTGCTAATATCAAGGTAAATGAAAATCCAAGGAGTGACTATGAATGTGATGAAGATCCAAAGAAATGCAACCAacattctgtcctaaatcagtaTAGGAAATTGACCTCAGGAAATGACTGTTGTCTGGATAGTGAATACACCAAATGCTTTCCTGAAAAAGTAGGATTTAGTCAGTTGCATGAGAAGCCTCCAGAAATGCCCATGTATCAAGATAACCTAGGACAAATCACCTTTGGCTCAAGTTTAAATCTCCCAAAACATCAGAAAAGTAAACATGTAGAGATGGTTTGTATGAGTAATAAAGGTGGGAGACCTTTCAGTCAGAACTCTGAGTTTGGTTCATATGAAATAATCCACTCTGGAGAGAGACATTATCAACATAAGGAATATGGAAAAGGTTTTACACAGAGAggtcatcagagaattcacactggagagaaacattatgaatgtacacagtgtggaaagcCTTTCACACAAAGGGCTAATCttactgcacatcagagaatccacagtggagagaaaccttatgaatgtacacagtgtggaaaggctttcacagagagtAGCTCTCTTGctaagcatcagagaatccatactggagagaaaccttatgaatgtacacagtgtggaaaggctttcacagagagtAGCTCTCTTGCtaagcatcagagaattcatactggagagaaaccttatgaatgtatacagtgtggaaaggctttcacacagaggggtaatcttgctgcacatcagagaatccacactggagagaaaccttataaatgtacacagtgtggaaaagctttcattCACAGGGTGagtcttactgtacatcagagaatccacactgcacagaaaccttatgaatgtacacagtgcGGAAAAGCTTTCATACACAGAAtgaatcttgctgtacatcagagaattcacactgcagagaaaccttatgaatgtacacagtgtaGAAAGCCTTTCAAACAAAAACGtgatcttgctgtacatcagagaatccacactggtgagaaaccttatgaatgtacacagtgtggaaagcCTTTCACACAAAGGGGtaatcttgctgcacatcagagaatccacactggagagaaaccttatgaatgtacacagtgtggaaaagctttcattCACAGGGTGagtcttactgtacatcagagaatccacactggagagaaaccttatgaatgtaaacaatgtggaaagccTTTCACACAGAGGAGTAATCTtgttaaacatcagagaatccacactggagagaaaccttatgaatgtacagagtgtggaaaggctttcacatggAGGGATCAACTTGCTACACATCAGAGTATCCACTCTGGacagaaaccttatgaatgtataCAGTGTGGAAAGCCTTTCACACACAGCATCAGTCTTGTTGCACATCAGaggattcacactggagagaaaccttatgaatgtacacagtgtggaaagcCTTTCACACAGAGGAGTAATCTtgttagacatcagagaatccacagtggagaAAAACTTcatgaatgtacacagtgtggaaaggctttcataaGGAGGGACCATCTTGCTACACATCAGACCATCCATTCTGGacagaaaccttatgaatgtacacagtgtggaaagcCTTTCACACACAGCATcagtcttgctgcacatcagagaatccacactggagagaaaccttatgaatgtacacagtgtggaaaggcttttactcGGAGGAACCAActtgctacacatcagagaaACCACAATGgaaagaaaccttatgaatgtacacagtgtggaaaggctttcacacggaGTGAtaatcttgctgcacatcagagaatccacactggagagaaaccttatgaatgtacacaatgtggaaaggctttcacacggaGAGGTCATCTtgttatacatcagagaatccacactggaaagAAATCTTATGAATGCAATACAATTGGAGAGCCTTTCTCTTAA